GCGAATCTTGCCCACGACTCCATCCGGAGTCATGACCGCCTGATCGATCTTCAGGCCATCGACTGCACCCTTGTCGAGGTAGAGCACACGGGACTGATCGGTTCCACTTGTTCCGATCACCTGAGCGGCAACTGTTGAGGTGACATAGTTGCGCTGAAAGTTCAGCAACGCCTGTAGCCGGTGGCCCTGAAGGGCGTCTTCGGCCAACTCGGCCTGCTCCAGACGGAGGCGCGCGATCTCGTCCTTCAACTCGTGATTCTGCTGGCGCGTGTTGCGAAGATCCACGTAGTTCGACCAGCCAGAACGAACGTTGTATCCGATGCCGTGGAAGAGCCGCTCGATCGGCGTCACTGCTATCACAACCCAGGTCCGCAGCAACGTCACCTTCGATCCATCCGGAGCCCCGGAGACCACGGGGCGGCGCACCTGAATTGCAAGGCCAATGGTCTGAACCAGCAGCACCGCCACCAGAACGAGCACGTTTTTAAACCGGATGAAGAAGGATTCCATGCGCTTTTTCTATTATCCCGCGAGCCAGCCTCGCGCGCAGATTGTCGCTATGGTGTAAGCCTAAATCAGGTCTGGATGGACTCAGAAGATTCTGGAGACAAACTGGACCAGACCTTCGCGCCACACGATATAGCTGTGCGTCCCATCCGGTTCCTCTAGCTCCACCGTTCGGCCTCGGCCCCGGAGCCACTGAGCAAACCGACGATTGCTCTCCAGCAGCTCGTCGCCGCGGCCGCAAACCATCCAGACTGGTCGTCGCAATGTATTTTTCATCACCGACGCGGGAACCTCCGCGTCGAAGTCCAGATTTTTCAACGCCGCGCTCTCTCCGCCAACCCATCCGAACCGGTCCGGATGATTCAACCCGATCACCAAGCTTTCGAGTCCACCCATCGAAGCTCCCAGAATTGCAGTTCCTTCAGCATCTTTTCGCACGTTATACATCGACTCGACCTGCGGCATGATTTCCGTGAGGAGCGCCTTTTCGAAGAGCCGCAGGTTCCGTTCGACCGCCTCGTGGTTCTCCCACAGGTCGTAGTCATCTGCGAACTTCATGTCGCCATAGCCCAACGGCATCACAACGACCGTCGGTTTTGCCTTTTCCTGTGCAATCAGGTTATCCAGGATCAGATTGGCCTGGCCGAAACGGGTCCAGCTGTCGGGTCGATCTCCCCAGACATGCAGCAGATAGAGCACGGGATAAGGCTTGTCCTTCGGGTTATAGCCGGGTGGAGTGTAAACGACAAAGCTGCTGCGATCTCGCGGCAGGCCAATAACCACGCTGGATCGATACTCGTGCTGAGTCACCGTGCCGCGAGGCGCACCAGCATCTTCCCAAGGCTCCGGAGGTTTGCCGGGAATCATCAGCAGATCGTTGCCGTATCGCCTGACCGGGTTCTGGGGATCGTGGACGGTCTGGGCCTTACCGTCGATGGCAAAGCGGTAGCCGTAAATCTCCGGCCGAAGAGGCGTGGTCGTGATGCTCCACATGCCGTTCGCGCTCTTCTGCATGGGCAAACGATCGGCACGATTCTCCAACACCAGGTCAACACGGCTGGCGTGCGGGTCGAAGTAGCGAAAGATGACGCTGTGGTCTGCACGGACCTCCGTCGAACGGAAGGACGGTATGCTCTGGGCGCAAGCAGACAGCAGACCACCGAGCAACACCGCAAAAGTCCAACAGGCTCTCATCGACGCGACTACCTGTCTGTGAACAGCAGAGGCGTGAAGTGAATCAGGTTGTCTCTCCACACGGACCACGTATGGCGCCCGGGAGTTTCGACCTGCGTGACAGGCATGTCTTTGGTTTTCAACCAGTCGAT
This portion of the Edaphobacter sp. 4G125 genome encodes:
- a CDS encoding alpha/beta hydrolase-fold protein, with protein sequence MRACWTFAVLLGGLLSACAQSIPSFRSTEVRADHSVIFRYFDPHASRVDLVLENRADRLPMQKSANGMWSITTTPLRPEIYGYRFAIDGKAQTVHDPQNPVRRYGNDLLMIPGKPPEPWEDAGAPRGTVTQHEYRSSVVIGLPRDRSSFVVYTPPGYNPKDKPYPVLYLLHVWGDRPDSWTRFGQANLILDNLIAQEKAKPTVVVMPLGYGDMKFADDYDLWENHEAVERNLRLFEKALLTEIMPQVESMYNVRKDAEGTAILGASMGGLESLVIGLNHPDRFGWVGGESAALKNLDFDAEVPASVMKNTLRRPVWMVCGRGDELLESNRRFAQWLRGRGRTVELEEPDGTHSYIVWREGLVQFVSRIF